A genomic stretch from Halorhodospira halophila SL1 includes:
- the infA gene encoding translation initiation factor IF-1: protein MAKEDSIRMQGVIVDTLPNTMFRVELENGHVVTAHISGKMRKHYIRILTGDKVTVELTPYDLNKGRIVYRER from the coding sequence ATGGCGAAGGAAGACTCCATCCGCATGCAGGGGGTGATCGTCGACACCCTGCCCAATACGATGTTCCGCGTCGAGCTGGAGAATGGCCACGTTGTCACGGCCCATATCTCCGGGAAGATGCGCAAGCACTACATCCGCATCCTGACCGGGGACAAGGTCACGGTCGAGCTGACCCCGTATGACCTGAACAAGGGGCGCATCGTCTACCGCGAGCGGTAA
- the clpA gene encoding ATP-dependent Clp protease ATP-binding subunit ClpA: MLSKELEFTLNLAFKDAREKRHEFLTVEHLLLALTDNPAASQVLKACGADLERLRGELQAFLSETTPLLPVNDSRETQPTLGFQRVLQRAILHVQSSGKREVTGANVLVAIFSEQESQAVYFLHKQNISRLDVVNYISHGISSVGGEEDMGKEESGPADEEGAAEPTQGGSPLEQYATNLNQRARSGQIDPLIGRRYEIERTVQVLCRRRKNNPLFVGEAGVGKTAIAEGLAKQIVEGEVPEVLRESTIYSLDLGALVAGTKYRGDFEKRLKALLHQLKKDSGSILFIDEIHTIIGAGSASGGVMDASNLIKPMLASGELRCIGSTTYQEYRGIFEKDRALARRFQKIDVSEPSVEDTVQILKGLKSRFEEHHNVRFTEPALQAAAELSAKYINDRRLPDKAIDVIDEAGARLRLRPRSKRRKTVGLPDIESIVAKIARIPPKRVSSQDMKVLENLEGELKGLIFGQDEAIESLASTIKMSRAGLGTPDRPVGTFLFAGPTGVGKTEVTRQLAEVTGVQMIRFDMSEYMERHTVSRLIGAPPGYVGYDQGGLLTEEVIKHPHSVLLLDEIEKAHPDVFNLLLQVMDHGTLTDNNGREADFRNVVLVMTTNAGAEEMSKRSIGFTNESDTQDSMEAIRRTFSPEFRNRIDAVVQFQPLGQDTVQRVVDKFIRELSVQLAEKRVTLVVDGDARRWIGEKGYDPQMGARPMARVIQQHIKKPLAEQLLFGELTGGGEVEVTVEDGELTIHVRERDTEGA, encoded by the coding sequence GAGTTACAAGCCTTCCTGTCCGAGACCACGCCGCTGCTCCCGGTAAACGACAGCCGCGAGACGCAGCCGACGCTCGGGTTCCAGCGGGTCCTGCAGCGCGCCATCCTCCACGTGCAGTCCTCCGGCAAGCGTGAGGTCACCGGAGCCAACGTACTGGTGGCCATCTTCAGCGAGCAGGAGTCCCAGGCGGTCTACTTTCTGCACAAGCAGAACATCTCTCGCCTGGACGTGGTGAACTACATTTCCCACGGCATCTCCTCGGTCGGGGGTGAAGAAGACATGGGCAAGGAAGAGAGTGGCCCGGCGGATGAAGAGGGCGCAGCGGAGCCGACCCAGGGCGGGTCGCCGCTGGAGCAGTACGCCACCAACCTGAATCAGCGGGCCCGCTCCGGGCAGATCGACCCGCTGATCGGTCGTCGTTACGAGATCGAGCGGACGGTCCAGGTGCTCTGCCGGCGCCGCAAGAACAACCCGCTGTTCGTCGGCGAGGCCGGTGTCGGCAAGACCGCCATCGCCGAGGGGCTGGCCAAGCAGATCGTCGAGGGCGAGGTGCCGGAGGTGCTCCGGGAGAGCACTATCTACTCGCTGGATCTCGGTGCCCTGGTGGCCGGTACCAAGTACCGTGGCGACTTCGAGAAGCGCCTCAAGGCGTTGCTCCACCAGCTCAAAAAGGACAGCGGCTCCATCCTGTTCATCGACGAGATCCACACCATCATCGGAGCTGGGTCGGCCTCCGGTGGGGTGATGGACGCCTCGAACCTGATCAAGCCGATGCTCGCCTCCGGCGAGCTGCGCTGCATCGGATCGACCACGTATCAGGAGTACCGCGGTATCTTCGAAAAGGATCGGGCCCTGGCCCGGCGCTTCCAGAAGATCGATGTCAGCGAGCCGTCGGTGGAGGATACCGTCCAGATCCTCAAGGGGCTGAAGAGCCGCTTCGAGGAGCACCACAATGTCCGCTTCACGGAGCCAGCCCTGCAAGCGGCGGCGGAGTTGTCGGCCAAGTACATCAATGACCGGCGCCTGCCCGACAAGGCCATCGACGTCATCGACGAGGCCGGCGCCCGGCTGCGCCTGCGCCCGCGCTCGAAGCGGCGCAAGACGGTGGGCCTGCCGGATATCGAGTCGATCGTGGCGAAGATCGCGCGGATCCCCCCCAAGCGGGTCTCCAGCCAGGACATGAAGGTGCTCGAGAACCTCGAGGGCGAGCTCAAGGGACTGATCTTCGGTCAGGACGAGGCCATCGAGAGCCTGGCGTCGACCATCAAGATGTCTCGGGCCGGGCTGGGTACGCCGGATCGGCCGGTGGGCACCTTCCTGTTTGCCGGTCCCACCGGCGTGGGCAAGACCGAGGTGACCCGACAGTTGGCCGAGGTGACCGGTGTCCAGATGATCCGCTTCGACATGTCCGAGTATATGGAGCGGCACACCGTCTCGCGGCTGATCGGTGCCCCTCCGGGGTACGTCGGCTACGACCAGGGCGGGCTGCTCACCGAGGAGGTCATCAAGCACCCGCACTCGGTACTGCTGCTCGACGAGATCGAGAAGGCCCATCCGGACGTGTTCAACCTGCTGCTGCAGGTGATGGATCACGGCACGCTGACGGACAACAACGGCCGCGAGGCGGACTTCCGCAACGTGGTGCTGGTGATGACCACCAACGCCGGGGCTGAGGAGATGAGCAAGCGCTCGATCGGCTTCACCAACGAGAGCGACACCCAGGACAGCATGGAGGCGATCCGGCGGACCTTCTCCCCGGAGTTCCGCAACCGCATCGATGCGGTGGTGCAGTTCCAGCCCCTGGGTCAGGACACCGTGCAGCGGGTGGTCGACAAGTTCATCCGCGAGCTGTCGGTGCAGCTGGCCGAGAAGCGTGTCACCCTGGTCGTCGACGGCGACGCGCGACGGTGGATCGGGGAGAAGGGCTATGACCCGCAGATGGGTGCACGCCCGATGGCCCGAGTCATCCAGCAGCACATCAAGAAGCCGCTGGCCGAGCAGCTGCTCTTCGGCGAGCTGACCGGTGGTGGCGAGGTCGAGGTCACGGTCGAGGATGGCGAGCTGACCATCCACGTCCGGGAGAGGGATACCGAGGGGGCGTAG